One part of the Janthinobacterium sp. 17J80-10 genome encodes these proteins:
- a CDS encoding glutathione peroxidase produces the protein MQDDQPQSLCQYSGKVLVVVNTASYCGFTGQYKGLEELYSSHKAQGLVVLGFPSNDFKQETGSNQQIGAFCENTFGVKFPMFAKSAVTGPQASAFYRQLAVAAGKAPGWNFYKYLVGRDGKVAGAYSSMTGPADKDLLREIDRLLAQPSPAGQ, from the coding sequence TTGCAGGACGATCAGCCACAGTCGCTTTGCCAGTACAGCGGCAAAGTTTTGGTTGTCGTGAATACCGCGAGCTATTGTGGTTTTACGGGCCAATACAAGGGCCTTGAGGAATTGTATTCAAGCCACAAGGCGCAAGGTTTGGTGGTGCTGGGTTTCCCTTCCAATGACTTCAAGCAGGAAACGGGGAGCAACCAGCAAATCGGCGCCTTTTGCGAAAATACCTTCGGCGTGAAATTTCCCATGTTTGCCAAGAGCGCCGTCACGGGGCCGCAGGCGTCGGCCTTTTACCGGCAGCTGGCTGTCGCCGCCGGCAAGGCGCCGGGATGGAATTTTTATAAATATCTGGTCGGGCGCGACGGCAAGGTGGCTGGCGCATATTCGAGCATGACGGGGCCTGCGGACAAGGACTTGCTGCGCGAGATCGACAGGCTGCTGGCGCAGCCGTCCCCTGCCGGGCAATGA
- a CDS encoding PQQ-dependent sugar dehydrogenase — translation MAAPAAGQTGAAGNPAVEVLARGLEHPWALAFIDQGRMLVTERPGRLRLVQPGSTLGAPIEGVPEVDAGGQGGLHDVLADSNFAANRTIYLCYAEAGPGGNSTALASARLSTDSRRLEQVKVLFSQRPKVHSSAHFGCRIVESPDGTLFLTLGDRFSRREDAQTLDNHHGKIVRVRKDGSIPPDNPFAGAGKRAGALPEIWSYGHRNSQGATLGADGKLWMTEHGPQGGDEINRAESGKNYGWPVITFGENYGGGKIGAGLTAKAGMEPPLHYWTPSIAPSGMAFLRSARYGKQWQGSLLVGSLKFRYLARLELRDDKVVREQKLLSELEQRIRDVREGPDGLLYVLTDESRGQLLRLQPQH, via the coding sequence ATGGCAGCGCCGGCTGCTGGCCAGACCGGCGCTGCCGGCAATCCGGCGGTCGAGGTCCTGGCGCGCGGGCTGGAGCATCCATGGGCGCTGGCATTCATCGACCAGGGGCGCATGCTGGTGACGGAACGCCCCGGACGCTTGCGGCTGGTGCAGCCGGGCAGTACGCTGGGCGCGCCGATCGAGGGCGTGCCGGAGGTCGACGCCGGCGGCCAGGGGGGCTTGCACGATGTGCTCGCGGACAGTAATTTTGCCGCCAACCGAACAATTTACCTGTGTTACGCCGAAGCAGGGCCGGGCGGCAATTCGACCGCGCTGGCTTCGGCACGGCTGTCCACGGATAGCCGTCGTCTCGAACAAGTGAAGGTATTGTTCAGCCAGCGACCCAAGGTCCACAGCAGTGCACATTTCGGTTGCCGTATCGTCGAATCCCCCGATGGCACCTTGTTTCTGACGCTGGGCGACCGTTTCAGCCGCAGGGAAGATGCCCAGACGCTGGACAATCATCACGGCAAGATCGTGCGCGTCCGGAAGGATGGCAGCATCCCGCCGGATAACCCGTTTGCCGGCGCTGGCAAGCGCGCCGGCGCCCTGCCCGAGATCTGGAGCTATGGCCACCGCAATAGCCAGGGGGCGACCCTCGGTGCCGATGGCAAGCTGTGGATGACTGAGCACGGTCCACAGGGCGGCGATGAAATCAACCGCGCCGAGTCGGGCAAAAATTATGGCTGGCCAGTGATTACCTTCGGCGAGAATTATGGCGGCGGAAAAATCGGCGCCGGCCTTACTGCAAAGGCTGGCATGGAGCCGCCGCTGCATTACTGGACGCCGTCAATCGCCCCTTCGGGCATGGCCTTCTTGCGCAGTGCGCGCTATGGCAAGCAATGGCAGGGCAGCTTGCTGGTCGGTTCCCTCAAGTTCAGGTACCTGGCACGTCTGGAACTGCGCGATGACAAGGTAGTGCGCGAACAGAAATTGTTGTCCGAGCTCGAACAGCGTATTCGCGATGTGCGCGAGGGTCCGGATGGCTTGTTATACGTCTTGACGGATGAAAGCCGCGGACAATTGCTGCGTTTGCAGCCGCAGCATTGA
- a CDS encoding NADH:flavin oxidoreductase/NADH oxidase gives MSALFTPIELGTLKLPNRIVVAPMCQYSSQDGNANSWHLMHLGQLAFSGAGMLITEATAVEADGRISAQDLGLWSDANEAALAATLVEVRRHSAMPIAVQLAHAGRKASTLAPWLGGQLRPSGDGGWRSWAPSPVPFTPGNEAPLALDAAGLARIRKAFAAAAARAARAGFDAVELHAAHGYLLHQFLSPLSNQREDAYGGSLENRMRFPLEVFEAVRTAFPAARPVGARVSATDWVAGGWDLEQTTVFAAALKARGCDFLDVSSGGLSLQQAIPLSAGYQVPFANHLKKEVGMPTIAVGLITEAQHAEAIVASGQADMVALARGILYDPRWPWHAAAELGAQVAAPPQYWRCQPREVKALFSPAA, from the coding sequence ATGAGTGCCCTTTTCACCCCTATTGAACTTGGAACGCTGAAACTGCCCAACCGTATCGTGGTTGCGCCGATGTGCCAGTATTCCTCGCAGGATGGCAACGCCAATTCCTGGCACTTGATGCATCTGGGCCAGCTGGCTTTTTCAGGCGCCGGCATGCTGATCACCGAGGCCACGGCAGTCGAAGCCGATGGCCGCATTTCGGCGCAGGACCTCGGCCTGTGGTCGGATGCGAATGAGGCGGCGCTTGCCGCCACGCTGGTGGAAGTTCGGCGGCATTCGGCTATGCCGATTGCGGTGCAGCTGGCGCATGCCGGACGCAAGGCATCCACCCTTGCGCCGTGGCTGGGCGGACAGCTGCGTCCTTCCGGCGACGGCGGCTGGCGTTCCTGGGCGCCCTCGCCTGTGCCTTTCACGCCCGGCAATGAAGCGCCGCTGGCACTGGACGCGGCGGGCCTTGCGCGCATCCGCAAGGCCTTCGCGGCTGCCGCGGCGCGCGCTGCGCGCGCCGGGTTTGATGCAGTCGAACTGCATGCGGCGCATGGGTACCTGCTGCATCAGTTCCTCTCGCCGCTTTCCAATCAGCGCGAAGATGCTTATGGCGGCTCGCTGGAAAACCGCATGCGGTTTCCATTGGAAGTGTTCGAGGCGGTGCGCACGGCATTTCCCGCCGCGCGCCCTGTCGGGGCGCGCGTGTCGGCGACCGACTGGGTCGCCGGCGGCTGGGACCTGGAGCAGACCACGGTGTTTGCCGCAGCCCTGAAAGCGCGCGGCTGCGATTTTCTGGATGTCTCCTCGGGTGGCCTGTCACTGCAGCAGGCTATCCCGCTCAGCGCCGGTTACCAGGTGCCCTTTGCCAACCATTTGAAAAAGGAAGTCGGCATGCCGACGATCGCCGTCGGCCTCATTACCGAAGCGCAGCACGCGGAGGCAATCGTTGCATCAGGCCAGGCCGACATGGTGGCGCTGGCGCGCGGCATTCTTTACGACCCGCGTTGGCCCTGGCATGCGGCAGCCGAACTGGGTGCCCAGGTGGCCGCGCCGCCGCAGTACTGGCGTTGCCAGCCGCGGGAGGTCAAGGCACTGTTCAGCCCCGCTGCGTGA
- a CDS encoding EAL domain-containing protein, translating into MDVANAQAFDGLSFIPVMKTIGRQTQVTLLAAVNPDYFLNSYSRKLSANQGLVEVMRYDGTMLMATQDAIVPGMRHIESQVPDNLSETESGSYDQATGEYGVPMLTAFRASRLFPLLVVVHLDRDRVLLKWERETRLILLIVLPALLALIILAVILQVRRRQASLQRAQARRALQESEERWSFALEGSGDGVWDWNLVDDRVFFSPRWKQMFGYAEHEIGDAHSEWVGLVHPEDLPRVQAEQQACMAGRSQHYTSEYRMRCRDGSWKWILTRGMVASRDANGMPLRMVGTHTDQTERKLAEERMQLAASVYEAAAEAIVVTDAGNRIISINPAFTEMTGYSAQEAIGQTPKMLSSGRNDPALYQEMWRSLRETGQWKGEIWNRRKNGEIYAEWLSINTLLDAQGQVFRHVAMFSDITGRKNAEELIWKQASYDVLTGLPNRRLLFDRLTQEMKRSKRAGHRLALFFIDLDHFKEVNDTLGHDCGDQLLIEAAHRISSCVRASDTVARLGGDEFAVVLPNLDDPSRAEQIAAAIIKTLATPFSLNGHDAYVTASIGISLCPDDGQDIESLMKYADQAMYVSKNNGRSCFNFFTAAMQRHAQQRQQMIRDLHGALAAGQFEVYFQPIAELADGTVTKAEALLRWRHPQLGMINPAQFIPLAEETGLICEIGDWVFYEAASMAKRWQTKREAAGSRAKPIQISVNKSPRQFYTGATQESWLKHLQQLGLPANCIVIEITEGLLMEDRSSVVSKLLQLRNSGIRVALDDFGTGYSSMSYLRKFDIDFLKIDQSFIGDIAENPNDQVIAEAMIAMAHKLGMQVIAEGVETEQQRRLLVAAGCDYGQGYLFSKPLPAEEFLASFQPAEQLA; encoded by the coding sequence ATGGACGTCGCCAACGCGCAGGCTTTTGACGGCCTCAGCTTCATTCCGGTGATGAAGACGATCGGGCGGCAAACGCAGGTCACGCTCCTGGCTGCCGTCAATCCCGATTATTTCCTCAACAGCTACAGCCGCAAGCTTTCGGCAAATCAGGGCCTGGTGGAAGTAATGCGCTATGACGGCACCATGCTGATGGCGACCCAGGACGCAATCGTGCCGGGGATGCGGCATATCGAGTCGCAGGTGCCCGACAACCTGTCCGAGACGGAGTCCGGCAGCTACGACCAGGCCACCGGCGAGTACGGTGTACCGATGCTGACGGCGTTTCGTGCGTCACGCCTGTTTCCGCTGCTGGTGGTGGTGCACCTCGACCGTGACCGCGTGTTGCTGAAATGGGAGCGGGAAACCCGCCTGATCCTGTTGATCGTGTTGCCGGCGCTGCTGGCGTTGATCATTCTGGCCGTCATCTTGCAGGTACGGCGCCGGCAAGCCAGCCTGCAGCGCGCCCAGGCGCGGCGGGCTTTGCAGGAAAGCGAGGAGCGCTGGAGCTTTGCGCTGGAGGGGTCCGGTGACGGGGTATGGGATTGGAACCTGGTGGATGACAGGGTCTTCTTTTCGCCGCGCTGGAAGCAAATGTTTGGCTATGCCGAACACGAGATCGGCGACGCGCACAGCGAATGGGTCGGGCTGGTGCATCCGGAAGACCTGCCGCGCGTGCAAGCCGAGCAACAAGCCTGTATGGCGGGGCGATCCCAGCATTACACCAGCGAATACCGGATGCGCTGCAGAGATGGAAGCTGGAAATGGATCCTGACACGCGGCATGGTGGCCTCACGCGACGCCAACGGCATGCCGCTGCGCATGGTCGGCACCCACACCGACCAGACCGAGCGCAAGCTGGCCGAGGAAAGAATGCAGCTGGCAGCCTCTGTATATGAAGCCGCCGCAGAAGCGATTGTGGTCACCGATGCAGGCAACCGCATCATCTCCATCAATCCGGCGTTCACCGAAATGACCGGCTACTCCGCGCAAGAAGCCATCGGCCAGACACCAAAAATGCTGAGTTCCGGCCGCAATGATCCTGCGTTGTACCAGGAAATGTGGCGCTCGCTGCGTGAGACCGGGCAATGGAAGGGCGAAATCTGGAACCGCCGCAAGAATGGCGAAATTTATGCCGAATGGCTTTCGATCAATACCCTGCTCGATGCACAGGGCCAGGTGTTTCGCCATGTCGCGATGTTTTCCGATATCACAGGGCGGAAAAATGCCGAAGAACTGATCTGGAAACAGGCCAGTTACGATGTATTGACGGGCTTGCCCAATCGCCGCCTGCTGTTCGACCGGCTGACGCAGGAAATGAAGCGGAGCAAGCGCGCCGGCCACAGGCTGGCCTTGTTTTTCATCGATCTAGATCACTTCAAGGAAGTCAACGATACCCTCGGTCATGATTGCGGCGACCAGCTGCTGATCGAGGCGGCGCACCGCATCAGCAGCTGCGTGCGCGCATCCGACACCGTTGCACGCTTGGGCGGCGATGAATTCGCCGTGGTGCTGCCGAATCTGGACGACCCGTCGCGCGCGGAACAGATCGCCGCCGCAATCATCAAGACACTGGCAACGCCATTCTCATTGAATGGGCATGACGCCTATGTCACAGCCAGTATCGGCATCAGCCTGTGTCCGGACGATGGACAGGATATCGAGTCGCTGATGAAATATGCGGACCAGGCGATGTACGTTTCAAAAAATAATGGCCGCAGCTGCTTCAATTTTTTTACCGCAGCCATGCAGCGCCATGCCCAGCAACGCCAGCAAATGATCCGCGACTTGCATGGGGCGCTGGCCGCCGGCCAGTTCGAAGTGTATTTTCAGCCGATTGCCGAACTGGCCGACGGCACCGTTACCAAGGCTGAGGCGCTGCTGCGCTGGCGCCATCCGCAACTGGGCATGATCAATCCGGCGCAATTCATTCCGCTGGCGGAAGAAACCGGCCTGATCTGCGAGATCGGCGACTGGGTATTCTACGAAGCGGCGAGCATGGCCAAGCGCTGGCAAACCAAGCGGGAGGCCGCCGGCAGCCGAGCCAAGCCAATCCAGATCAGCGTCAACAAGTCGCCGCGCCAGTTCTATACTGGTGCCACCCAGGAAAGCTGGCTCAAGCATTTGCAGCAACTGGGGCTGCCGGCCAACTGTATCGTGATCGAGATCACCGAGGGCTTGTTGATGGAAGACCGTAGCAGTGTCGTCAGCAAGCTCCTGCAATTGCGCAACAGCGGCATCCGCGTGGCGCTCGACGATTTCGGTACGGGGTATTCCTCTATGTCCTATTTGCGCAAATTCGATATTGATTTTCTCAAGATCGATCAATCTTTCATCGGCGACATTGCGGAAAATCCCAATGACCAGGTGATTGCCGAAGCAATGATTGCCATGGCTCACAAGCTTGGCATGCAAGTCATTGCCGAAGGTGTCGAAACCGAGCAGCAGCGCCGCCTGCTGGTGGCCGCTGGGTGCGACTATGGCCAGGGCTACCTGTTTTCAAAGCCGTTGCCCGCAGAGGAATTTCTGGCCAGTTTCCAACCAGCAGAACAGCTGGCTTGA
- a CDS encoding ABC transporter substrate-binding protein — translation MFSFFRARHRRSQRPSTWIALPAIAAALTLAWPLPGAAQDSTLDKVLADKAMRVCIWPDYYGITYRNPKTQQLSGIDIDLAREFAKDLGVQTQFIDSSFAQLIDDVSQSRCDVAMFAIGITEARARQLQFTKPHLRSDIYAITTHFNRRIRDWADIDKPGVVVAVAKGTYHEPVMREKLKSATLVALDTPFAREQEVESGRADVFMTDFPYSQRMLATSDWARLVSPPSAYHLTSYAYAVRPGDDRWHARVEAFMRDIKRDGRLLAAARQHRLTPIVVVD, via the coding sequence ATGTTTTCCTTTTTTCGCGCCCGTCATCGGCGCAGCCAGCGGCCTTCAACCTGGATTGCCTTGCCCGCGATAGCGGCAGCCCTAACGCTTGCATGGCCGCTCCCCGGGGCGGCACAAGACAGCACGCTCGACAAAGTCCTTGCCGATAAGGCAATGCGGGTATGCATCTGGCCCGATTATTACGGCATTACCTATCGCAATCCGAAAACGCAGCAACTGTCCGGCATCGACATCGACCTGGCGCGTGAATTTGCGAAGGACCTCGGCGTGCAGACGCAGTTTATCGACAGCTCGTTTGCCCAATTGATCGATGATGTCAGCCAGTCGCGCTGCGACGTGGCGATGTTCGCCATCGGCATTACCGAAGCGCGCGCCAGGCAGCTGCAATTTACCAAGCCACACCTGCGCAGCGATATCTACGCGATCACGACGCACTTTAACCGGCGCATACGTGACTGGGCCGATATCGACAAGCCCGGCGTGGTGGTCGCCGTGGCAAAGGGCACGTACCACGAGCCGGTCATGCGCGAAAAGCTTAAGTCGGCAACCCTCGTGGCGCTGGATACGCCGTTTGCGCGCGAACAGGAAGTCGAGTCGGGCAGGGCCGACGTATTCATGACTGATTTCCCGTACAGCCAACGCATGCTGGCCACGTCCGACTGGGCGCGGCTGGTATCGCCACCAAGCGCCTATCACCTGACGTCGTATGCCTATGCCGTGCGGCCGGGTGACGACCGCTGGCATGCGCGCGTCGAGGCGTTCATGCGTGACATAAAGCGTGACGGACGTCTGCTGGCGGCTGCCAGGCAGCACCGGCTGACGCCGATCGTGGTGGTCGACTGA